GGCGAAGGCTTTACCGCCAGCCATTGCAACAACAAGCTGATCGGCGCGCGCTACTTCAACAGCGGCTTCCTCTCCAGTGGCCGCTCCCTGCACTGGAGTGACTTCGTTTCGCCGCGCGATTCGGTCGACGGCCCGAGCGGCAAGGGCGGCCACGGCACGCACACCGCCAGCACCGCCGGCGGCAATGCCAACGTGGATATCGCCATCAATGGCGTTCAGATGGGCAAGGCCAGCGGCATCGCGCCCCACGCACGCATTGCGGCCTACAAGGTGTGCTGGACCTATCCCGATCCGAGCAATCCTGACGGCAGCGGTACCCGCAATTCCTGCTTCAATTCCGACAGCGTGGCGGCGATCGACCGCGCCGTGCTCGACGGCGTGAACGTCATCAACTTTTCCATCAGCGGTTCCCAGACCAGCGTGACCGATCCCGTGGAACTGGCCTTTTTCGGCGCCGCGGACGCCAACGTCTTTGTCGCGGCCTCGGCCGGTAACAGCGGCCCTAACAACCAGGTGGCCCACCTGTCGCCGTGGATCACGACCGTGGGCGCCTCGACCCACAACCGCCTCAACGGCGCCACCGTCACGGCCGGGAATGGCAACAGCTATGTTGGCGCCTCGCTCAATGAAACGGCGCTGACCAATGTGCCCGCCATTGCCGCGCGCGACGCCGGCGTGGTGCCGTACGACAGCCTGAGCGCGGCCGACAAGCTGGCCCGCCGCCTGTGCTACACGGCAGCCGACCGCGTCACCTTTGGTGGCACGGCAGCATCGGCGCTCGACCCCAGCCGCGTGAGCGGCAAGATTGTCCTGTGCGAGCGCGGCAACACGGCCCGGACCGAGAAGAGCCGCGCCGTCTCTGATGCCGGCGGCGCCGGTATGGTGCTGGCCGACAACGGCGCAGGCCTGGTGGCGGAAAAGCACAGCGTGCCTACCGTGCACGTCTCCAGCGCTGCCGGCAGCGCACTGCTTTCGTATATCCAGGGTACGCCCGGGGCCACGCTGTCGCTGTCCACCTGGAGCCCGCAGGTCGGTTCCACGCCGGCACCGGTGATGGCTGGCTTCTCTTCGCGCGGTCCCAACAAGGGCTTTGCCAACATTCTCAAGCCAGACCTGACCGCGCCCGGCGTGGACATCATCGCCGCTGTGACGCCGGTGCATGACCAGGCTGAGCGCGACAGTATCGCGAGCGGCAGCCTGGTGCCTGGCGCGGCCTGGGCTTCCTACAACGGCACGTCCATGTCCAGCCCGCACGTGGCCGGTCTGGCCGCGCTGCTCAAGCAGCTGCATCCGACCTGGTCGCCTGCGGCCATCAAGTCGGCCCTGATGACCACCGCATCGAACACCTTCAACGATGGCTTGCCCGGCTTGCAGAACGGCCGCCTGCCATTTGGCCAGGGTGCGGGGCATGTGGTGCCGAACATGGCCACCAACCCGGGCCTGGTGTATGACGCCAGTACCACCGACTACATCCGCTACCTGTGCGGCGCGCGCCTGGTGGCCCCGGCCACCTGCAACGTGACCGGCAGCATTGCCGACTACAACCTGAACCTGGCTTCGCTCACCGCTGCCAGCGTGCTGGGCAAGCTGACCATGACGCGCACGGTCACCAACGTGAGCGACACCGCATCGACCTATACGGCAGCGGCAACCCTGCCTGGCTTTACGGTCGCGGTGGCGCCGTCGACCCTGACGCTTGCCCCTGGAGCCAAGGGTACCTACCGTGTCACCCTGACTCGCACCACCGCACCAATGAACGAGTACAGCTTCGGTTCACTCGAGTGGCGCGATGGCACCCACGTGGTCAAGAGCCCCCTGACTGCCCGGGCGCAGGCGTTCGTGGCGCCACCGCTGCTCAAGAGCGAAATGGTGACCGGCAACTCGGTGTTTACCGTCGGTTCCGGCTTCAGCGGCAAGCTCACGGCCGCCAAGGGTGGCCTCAAGCCGGCCACCCTGATGACCCAGACCGTGGCGCAGACCAATGCGGCGGACGGCGGCCTGGCCGAATGCCGGGCAGGCGGCTCGGCCGGCGTGGTGGCCACCGCGGTGACGGTACCGGTCAACACGATGATGATGCGTTTCTCGCTGCGTGACGTTGACACCAGCGGCTTCCAGAGCGGCGGCACGGACGACCTCGACCTGTTCCTGCTCGACGCGGCGGG
This region of Massilia sp. PAMC28688 genomic DNA includes:
- a CDS encoding S8 family peptidase gives rise to the protein MKLRPISLAIVALLSSAALTASADTVRRSYIVQLADKPVASYTGGVTGLPATKPAAGQPLNVSAADVQNYITYLDQKQSSVLSTVAAAQVTHRYKVVFNGFAALLTDAEVKALKGDPAVAAINADEERTLDTNYTGGFLGLDKMPDGLWNQQPGGKGKAGDGIVIGIVDGGIWPENKAFADRVDGNGNPTFDGAGSLVFDAPPASFSGACQTGEGFTASHCNNKLIGARYFNSGFLSSGRSLHWSDFVSPRDSVDGPSGKGGHGTHTASTAGGNANVDIAINGVQMGKASGIAPHARIAAYKVCWTYPDPSNPDGSGTRNSCFNSDSVAAIDRAVLDGVNVINFSISGSQTSVTDPVELAFFGAADANVFVAASAGNSGPNNQVAHLSPWITTVGASTHNRLNGATVTAGNGNSYVGASLNETALTNVPAIAARDAGVVPYDSLSAADKLARRLCYTAADRVTFGGTAASALDPSRVSGKIVLCERGNTARTEKSRAVSDAGGAGMVLADNGAGLVAEKHSVPTVHVSSAAGSALLSYIQGTPGATLSLSTWSPQVGSTPAPVMAGFSSRGPNKGFANILKPDLTAPGVDIIAAVTPVHDQAERDSIASGSLVPGAAWASYNGTSMSSPHVAGLAALLKQLHPTWSPAAIKSALMTTASNTFNDGLPGLQNGRLPFGQGAGHVVPNMATNPGLVYDASTTDYIRYLCGARLVAPATCNVTGSIADYNLNLASLTAASVLGKLTMTRTVTNVSDTASTYTAAATLPGFTVAVAPSTLTLAPGAKGTYRVTLTRTTAPMNEYSFGSLEWRDGTHVVKSPLTARAQAFVAPPLLKSEMVTGNSVFTVGSGFSGKLTAAKGGLKPATLMTQTVAQTNAADGGLAECRAGGSAGVVATAVTVPVNTMMMRFSLRDVDTSGFQSGGTDDLDLFLLDAAGNQVGYSGTATSNEMITLMAPAAGNYRLCVAGYAPRNGSSTYTLASWVVGSSDVGGNFKVALPSSVFTGGTASAVASWSSLTPGLRYMGVIQYLMNGATPLSYTLVEVDATNPVPTATAAGKMAKEGLPAGGAD